DNA sequence from the Oceanipulchritudo coccoides genome:
TCCCGTTACTTCGGACGATCTCAAGATCAACCTCTTGGCCAGGTTTCAAATTATTATCCAGTCCCTTGAGATTAAACACCTCTGATCCATCGAGGGAAAGGGAATCAACATTCTCGCCATCCTTGAATTCAAGGGGAAGCACTCCCATGCCGATCAGGTTGGAACGGTGGATGCGCTCGTAACTCTTTGCCACGACCACCTTGACCCCGAGAAGATTGGTTCCCTTCGCGGCCCAGTCACGACTTGAACCCATTCCATAATCCACTCCACCAAAGACAATCAGTGGCGTGTTCCGCCTGGCATATTCCTGACAGGCGTCAAAGATGTCCACGACTTCACCTTCCGGCATGAGCTTGGTGTAACCACCTTCCTTCCCATCTGCCATTCGGTTCTTAATGCGCACGTTGGCAAAGGTTCCGCGTGTCATGATGCGGTCATTACCACGCCGTGACCCGAAGGAATTAAAATCTTTCCTCTCCACGCCGTGCTCATTCAGGTAACGGCCAGCCGGTCCGGATTCAGGAATATTACCAGCTGGGGAAATGTGGTCGGTTGTCACGGAATCCCCGAGCAGGGCCAGCGGGCGCATCCCCTCGAAGGTTGTGATTGAGCCAACTTCCAAATCAAAGCCATCAAAGAAAGGCGGCTTCTGGATGTAAGTGCTCGAATCCTTCCAGGAATAAATGGCCCCGGTGGAGGATTCGATTTCCTTCCACTCAGGATTGGCATTCAAAATATCGCTGTACTGGCTGGAATACATGGCCGGGCGAATCCCGTCAGCCACAGCCTCCTCAATTTCGCGATGGGTCGGCCAGATATCCTTCAGATAAACGGGATTGCCCTCCGAGTCATTGCCGAGGGATTCCGTATCGAGGTCGATGTCCACACGCCCGGCAAGTGCGTAGGCGACCACCAATGGCGGGGACATGAGGAAATTCGCCTTCACGGCGCTATGGACCCGGGCCTCGAAGTTGCGGTTTCCGCTGAGAACAGATGCTGTCACCAGATTACCTTCCTCGATTGCCGCCTCAACCGGTCCATCGAGGGGTCCGCTGTTACCGATACAGGTCGTGCATCCATAACCCACAAGATTGAAACCAAGCTGGTCAAGATAGCGTTGAAGACCTGTCTTGTTTAAGTATTCGGTCACCACTCGTGAACCCGGTGCGAGGGAGGTCTTTACAATAGGATTGACCTCCAGACCGCGCTCGACGGCTTTCTTTGCCACCAGGCCCGCCCCGATCATAACCGAGGGATTCGAGGTGTTGGTGCAGCTCGTGATGGCGGCAATGACGACTGATCCATGCGAAAGGCCCGAGCGGGTTGCCGTGAGGGTTCCACCGTTGTCAGGCTTTTCAATTTCCACCTCAAGCGAGCGACCACGCTCCCCTGCCTCAACACCGAAGCCGCCCTCAGCAACAGGCATTTCCATCAAGCCATTGAAGACATTCTTCAAGTCAGGCACATCGATGCGGTCCTGCGGACGCTTTGGCCCGGCGACACTCGGAACAATGGTGCCAAGGTCGAGATTCAGCACCTTGCTGTAATCAATCTCACCTTCCTTGGGGATACCAAACATCTTTTGTTCAATATAATAGTCGCGAACCTGCTCGATACTTTCCTCTGAGCGCCCGGTCATGCGCATGTAATTGAGGGTCTTCTCATCGATCGGGAAAAAGCCCATCGTGGCGCCATATTCGGGTGCCATGTTGGCAATAGTGGCCCGGTCCGGCAGTGAGAGGCTCTCGGTCCCCTCACCATAGAATTCCACGAACTTTCCGACCACCTTCTCCGCACGAAGCAACTGGGTAATCCGCAGGGTCAGGTCGGTCGCGGTCACGCCTTCACGCATCGCTCCAGTGAGATTGACACCGATCACTTCCGGGGTCTGGAAAGCAATTGGCTGCCCAAGCATACCTGCCTCGGCCTCAATTCCGCCAACGCCCCAGCCAACAATTCCCAAGCCATTGATCATGGTCGTGTGGGAGTCGGTCCCGACAAGCGTATCCGGGTAATAGACTCCGTTCCGCTCAAAAACCACCTTGGCGAGATATTCGAGATTCACTTGGTGGACAATTCCGATCGCCGGTGGCACCACGGCGAATGTTTCAAAGGCCTGCTGGCCCCATTTGAGAAATTCATACCGCTCACGGTTGCGGCCAAATTCGATCTTCAGGTTGTCGAGGAAGGAGGAGGCCGTCCCTGAACGGTCAACTTGGACCGAGTGGTCCACCACCAGATCCACAGGAACCAGCGGCTCGATCACAGCCGGGTCGCCGCCGACCGACTTGACCGCATCGCGCATCGCCGCGAGATCCACAAGCAATGGAACACCGGTGAAGTCCTGCAGGACGATGCGGCTGACCACAAAGGGAATCTCCTTTGTCCCGGGATTTTTTGCATCGTAGGCAGCAAGGGCACGGACGTCTGCCTCGTGGACGCGCTGTCCGTCACAATTTCTCAAGACAGACTCAAGAACGACCCGGATGCTGATCGGCAAACGGGAAATTGGACCGAGGCCCTGCTCCTCAAGAGCTGGCAGACTGTACAGTTCGCCGGAACGGAAGGGCTTGCGGGCGGAAAATGGATCGCTTGTTACACTCATAGTTACTTTCGACAAAGCCGCCATTTAAGAAAAGGTCGGCCAGCCTTGTCTATATTAAACATGGAAAAGAAAATGCCCGGCTGTCTAGCCGGGCATCTTAAAAGAGGATGAAACTAGCGGAGAACCGCCTGGATCTCGTCAAATGGCGGCAACTGCTTGGGGTCATCGCTTGACCAGCTGTAG
Encoded proteins:
- the acnA gene encoding aconitate hydratase AcnA, with the protein product MSVTSDPFSARKPFRSGELYSLPALEEQGLGPISRLPISIRVVLESVLRNCDGQRVHEADVRALAAYDAKNPGTKEIPFVVSRIVLQDFTGVPLLVDLAAMRDAVKSVGGDPAVIEPLVPVDLVVDHSVQVDRSGTASSFLDNLKIEFGRNRERYEFLKWGQQAFETFAVVPPAIGIVHQVNLEYLAKVVFERNGVYYPDTLVGTDSHTTMINGLGIVGWGVGGIEAEAGMLGQPIAFQTPEVIGVNLTGAMREGVTATDLTLRITQLLRAEKVVGKFVEFYGEGTESLSLPDRATIANMAPEYGATMGFFPIDEKTLNYMRMTGRSEESIEQVRDYYIEQKMFGIPKEGEIDYSKVLNLDLGTIVPSVAGPKRPQDRIDVPDLKNVFNGLMEMPVAEGGFGVEAGERGRSLEVEIEKPDNGGTLTATRSGLSHGSVVIAAITSCTNTSNPSVMIGAGLVAKKAVERGLEVNPIVKTSLAPGSRVVTEYLNKTGLQRYLDQLGFNLVGYGCTTCIGNSGPLDGPVEAAIEEGNLVTASVLSGNRNFEARVHSAVKANFLMSPPLVVAYALAGRVDIDLDTESLGNDSEGNPVYLKDIWPTHREIEEAVADGIRPAMYSSQYSDILNANPEWKEIESSTGAIYSWKDSSTYIQKPPFFDGFDLEVGSITTFEGMRPLALLGDSVTTDHISPAGNIPESGPAGRYLNEHGVERKDFNSFGSRRGNDRIMTRGTFANVRIKNRMADGKEGGYTKLMPEGEVVDIFDACQEYARRNTPLIVFGGVDYGMGSSRDWAAKGTNLLGVKVVVAKSYERIHRSNLIGMGVLPLEFKDGENVDSLSLDGSEVFNLKGLDNNLKPGQEVDLEIVRSNGNVDTVSLLVRIDTGIEVEYYRHGGILPYVLRSLLKNAK